From the genome of Streptomyces sp. JH34:
GCCGCGGACGCCTTCGTCTACCCGATCGCGCCCGGCTACCGGGTCAACGTCCGCAGGGGGCCCGGCACGCAGTACGGGATCGTCAGGACCCTGCCGTACGGGATGAGCGTTCCGGTGTACTGCCAGAAGCCGGGGGAGTGGGTGTCCGGCCCGTACGGCACGTCGAACCTCTGGGACAACATCGCCAACGGGCAGTTCGTGTCGGACGCCTACGTCAAGACGGGCAGTGACGGCTACGTCGCTACGCGCTGCGACTGACGGAGCCGCCGCGCGTGTGGGGATAATCGGTTCCGTGAGCGAGAAGAGCGAAGCCTCCGGAACGACGTCCCCGGCCGCACCCACGGGCGGCTCCACGCCGGGGCCGCAGCCCGAAGCCCTCCGTTTCTTCGGTACGACCTGGGTCGACCACGACGGCGGGTACGGGCTGCGGCGCGTGGGTGCCACCGTCGGCTCGCTCGTCGCCGCGGTCGCCGCGTGCTTCGTGCTGCGCTTCGCCTACCAGGGACTGGAGATCGCCGAGGTCGGCGGCCTGGTCGGCATGCTGGTCGTGCTGATGTTCGCGGTGTGCAGCGCGATCGCCTTCCGCAAGACCTGGGAGGGCTTCACCCGCCGCCCCGCCGACCCGGCCCACGAGGACAGGCTGCGCGGCCTCAAGTCGATCGGCTTCATCGGC
Proteins encoded in this window:
- a CDS encoding SH3 domain-containing protein, which produces MGVEENSAGTATTDTEAVGTAEATTLAADAFVYPIAPGYRVNVRRGPGTQYGIVRTLPYGMSVPVYCQKPGEWVSGPYGTSNLWDNIANGQFVSDAYVKTGSDGYVATRCD